In the Pseudomonas orientalis genome, one interval contains:
- a CDS encoding ShlB/FhaC/HecB family hemolysin secretion/activation protein, with protein sequence MPLPMPRTRFLLCTFLLTCLGLNTAFAAPTPGDQDLIRDRQNRLLEEQQRRLEELKDLPGKAAKPEAPSAPADTRCFPIKDIELKGADSLPASERERLLKPYVGQCLGVSQLNDLLKAITDYYLGKGRVTSRAYLPQQDLSTGHLQVLVVEGKLEALRSAEGSTVTERELAMAFPGKVGEALNLREIEQLVDQLNRLPSKQAQMELTPGKQVGGSDVVVKNTAQKPWRASLSRNNDGQKSTGEQQWGAGLEWDSPLGLGDQLILRGGHDAISDHQKTSKNTMLYYNVPWGWWNFSYTYSESDYRTFGVTDDFKYKQDGDNQNHQLRAERVIHRDDVSKTSVNVGLAHLRTNNYILDVRTAPSSNRLSELQLGVNHGRRIGTAFVNLDLGMQSGIGLLDAQSQDERDAFGRRQPNSRYRKYTATVSYLQPFSLWGESFSFSSLATGQRSEDPLFSPQRMSLGGSASVRGFKDQLLTGDSGGYWRNEVRWARPVTLDWMRPAFFEYGASVGYDQGVIRNDRYNDNVHGRVSSNSLELFARGKNVSTSVTFAHSLERPGVVTEREAPIYFRLDFFL encoded by the coding sequence ATGCCTCTGCCAATGCCACGGACTCGGTTTCTTCTATGCACCTTCCTGCTCACTTGCCTGGGCCTGAACACTGCATTCGCTGCCCCCACGCCCGGGGACCAGGACCTGATCCGCGATCGGCAGAACCGCCTGCTCGAGGAGCAACAACGGCGCCTTGAAGAACTCAAGGATCTGCCCGGCAAAGCGGCCAAACCCGAGGCGCCCAGCGCGCCCGCCGACACCCGTTGCTTCCCGATCAAGGACATCGAGCTCAAAGGCGCCGACAGCCTGCCGGCCTCCGAGCGCGAGCGCCTGCTCAAGCCCTATGTCGGCCAATGCCTGGGCGTGTCCCAGCTCAACGACTTGCTCAAGGCCATCACCGACTACTACCTCGGCAAAGGCCGCGTCACCAGCCGCGCCTACCTGCCGCAGCAAGACCTCTCCACCGGCCACCTGCAGGTGCTGGTGGTGGAAGGCAAGCTCGAAGCCTTGCGCAGCGCCGAAGGCAGCACCGTGACCGAACGCGAACTGGCCATGGCCTTTCCCGGCAAGGTCGGCGAAGCGCTGAACCTGCGCGAAATCGAGCAACTGGTGGACCAGCTCAACCGCCTGCCGTCCAAACAGGCGCAGATGGAGCTGACCCCCGGCAAGCAAGTCGGCGGCAGCGACGTGGTGGTCAAGAACACCGCGCAAAAGCCCTGGCGCGCCAGCCTGTCGCGCAATAACGACGGCCAGAAAAGCACCGGCGAACAGCAATGGGGCGCCGGCCTTGAGTGGGACAGCCCGCTGGGCCTGGGCGACCAGTTGATTCTGCGCGGCGGCCACGACGCCATCAGCGACCACCAGAAAACCTCGAAAAACACCATGCTCTACTACAACGTGCCGTGGGGCTGGTGGAACTTCAGTTACACCTACAGCGAGAGCGACTACCGCACCTTCGGCGTGACCGATGACTTCAAATACAAGCAGGACGGCGACAACCAGAACCACCAACTGCGCGCCGAACGGGTCATCCACCGCGATGACGTGAGCAAGACCTCGGTCAACGTCGGCCTGGCACACCTGCGCACCAACAACTACATCCTCGATGTGCGCACCGCGCCCAGCAGCAACCGCCTCAGCGAACTGCAACTGGGCGTCAACCACGGTCGGCGTATCGGCACAGCCTTCGTCAACCTGGACCTGGGCATGCAAAGCGGCATTGGCTTGCTCGACGCCCAGTCCCAGGACGAGCGCGACGCCTTCGGCCGCCGTCAGCCGAACTCGCGCTACCGCAAATACACCGCCACCGTCAGCTACCTGCAACCGTTCAGCCTGTGGGGCGAGTCGTTCAGCTTCAGCAGCCTGGCCACCGGCCAGCGCAGTGAAGACCCGCTGTTCTCGCCACAGCGCATGAGCCTCGGCGGCTCGGCTTCGGTGCGCGGTTTCAAGGACCAGTTGCTGACCGGCGACAGCGGCGGCTACTGGCGCAACGAAGTGCGCTGGGCGCGCCCGGTGACTCTCGACTGGATGCGTCCGGCGTTTTTCGAATACGGCGCCAGCGTCGGCTACGACCAGGGTGTGATCCGCAACGACCGCTACAACGACAACGTTCACGGCCGCGTGTCCAGCAACTCCCTGGAGCTGTTCGCCCGTGGCAAAAACGTCAGCACCAGCGTGACCTTTGCCCACTCGCTGGAAAGACCCGGCGTCGTCACCGAGCGCGAAGCGCCGATCTACTTCCGCCTGGATTTCTTCCTGTAA